One window of the Hoplias malabaricus isolate fHopMal1 chromosome Y, fHopMal1.hap1, whole genome shotgun sequence genome contains the following:
- the LOC136678140 gene encoding 72 kDa type IV collagenase-like: MKLFYVPSCGRFMLNVFLLQIFVSLETFGAPSPIIKFPGDDTAPRTDKEVVLHYLNKFYGCPEDRCNLMVLKDTLKKMQKFFALPETGEIDQKTVEIMKKPRCGVPDVANYKFFHRSPKWEKNDITYRILGHTPDLDEETIDDAFFRAFKVWSDVTPLKFTRIMDGEADIMINFGRNEHGDGYPFDGKDGLLAHAFAPGPGIGGDSHFDDDEQWTLGEGQVVKVKFGNAEGEFCKFPFLFMGQEYNSCTSQGRDDGFLWCSTTYNFDEDGKYGFCPHELLFTLGGNGDGAPCKFPFTFQGDKYDSCTTSGRDDGYRWCATTENYDQDTKYGFCPETAMSTVGGNSEGAPCVFPFTFLGKTYDACTTSGRSDGKMWCAVTKSFDDDRKWGFCPDQGYSLFLVAAHEFGHALGLEHSEDPGALMAPVYTYTKYFRLSNDDVKGIQHLYGVPTDKPLPPTQGPVTPMDICSENIIFDAIAQIRGETFFFKDRFLFRSPNPQTKVSGPLLVATFWSELPEKIDAAYENPLEEKTVFFAGDEMWVYSASTLERGYPKKISSMGLPTDLHRIDAAYSYHKSKKTYLFSGDKFWRYNEAKKKMDTGFPKLIADSWNGVPDDLDAALSTNGNGHSYFFKDSHYMEMDESLKIVKVGEVKTDWLRCRASALFPASG; encoded by the exons ATGAAGCTCTTCTACGTTCCCAGCTGCGGGCGTTTTATGCTGAACGTTTTTCTGCTGCAGATCTTCGTTTCTCTGGAAACCTTTGGGGCGCCTTCGCCCATTATCAAGTTCCCAGGAGATGACACAGCTCCGCGAACAGACAAAGAAGTAGTACTG CATTATCTGAATAAGTTCTATGGCTGCCCAGAAGACAGATGCAACTTGATGGTCCTGAAGGACACACTGAAGAAGATGCAGAAGTTTTTTGCTCTTCCAGAGACAGGCGAGATTGACCAGAAGACGGTTGAAATTATGAAGAAGCCTCGCTGTGGTGTCCCGGATGTGGCCAATTACAAGTTTTTCCACAGATCACCCAAGTGGGAAAAGAATGACATTACATACAG GATCTTGGGCCATACTCCTGACCTGGATGAGGAGACCATTGATGATGCATTCTTCCGTGCTTTTAAAGTCTGGAGTGACGTCACTCCTCTCAAGTTTACGCGTATCATGGATGGAGAGGCTGATATCATGATCAACTTTGGACGCAATG AACATGGTGATGGTTATCCATTTGATGGGAAGGATGGTCTCTTGGCCCATGCATTTGCTCCTGGACCTGGGATTGGAGGAGACTCCCATTTTGATGATGACGAGCAGTGGACATTGGGAGAGGGTCAAG TTGTAAAGGTGAAGTTTGGAAATGCAGAAGGAGAGTTCTGTAAGTTTCCATTCCTCTTCATGGGGCAGGAATACAACAGCTGCACGTCACAGGGCCGTGATGATGGTTTCCTTTGGTGCTCCACAACCTACAATTTTGATGAAGATGGAAAGTATGGATTCTGCCCACATGAGT TGCTGTTTACATTGGGTGGAAATGGAGATGGCGCCCCCTGTAAGTTCCCGTTCACATTCCAAGGGGACAAATATGACAGCTGCACCACCTCAGGCAGAGATGATGGTTACCGTTGGTGTGCCACTACTGAGAACTATGATCAGGACACAAAATATGGATTCTGCCCTGAAACCG CTATGTCAACAGTTGGAGGGAACTCTGAAggtgctccctgtgtcttccCTTTCACTTTCCTGGGCAAAACCTATGATGCGTGCACTACCTCTGGTCGCAGCGATGGGAAAATGTGGTGCGCTGTCACCAAGAGCTTCGATGATGACCGCAAGTGGGGCTTCTGTCCTGATCAAG GCTACAGTCTTTTCCTTGTGGCGGCTCATGAATTTGGTCATGCTTTGGGTTTGGAGCACTCTGAGGATCCTGGCGCTCTCATGGCCCCAGTCTACACCTACACAAAGTACTTCAGGCTCTCCAACGATGACGTCAAAGGCATCCAGCACCTCTATG GTGTGCCGACAGACAAACCCCTTCCACCCACTCAGGGTCCAGTAACTCCTATGGATATCTGCAGTGAGAATATCATATTTGATGCTATAGCCCAGATCAGAGGGGAGACCTTCTTCTTTAAGGACAG GTTCCTCTTCAGATCACCAAATCCACAAACTAAAGTATCAGGACCCCTGTTGGTGGCCACATTCTGGAGTGAGCTCCCTGAGAAAATAGATGCTGCCTATGAAAACCCTCTGGAGGAAAAGACGGTGTTCTTTGCAG GTGATGAAATGTGGGTGTATTCGGCCAGTACGCTGGAAAGGGGCTACCCTAAGAAGATCTCCTCCATGGGCCTGCCTACAGACCTCCACCGCATAGATGCAGCCTACTCCTACCACAAGAGCAAGAAAACATATCTGTTCTCAGGAGACAAGTTCTGGAG GTACAATGAAGCCAAGAAGAAGATGGATACAGGCTTTCCCAAACTCATTGCTGATTCCTGGAATGGTGTTCCAGACGATTTGGATGCTGCTTTGAGTACAAATGGAAATG GCCACAGCTATTTTTTCAAAGACTCCCACTATATGGAAATGGACGAGAGCCTGAAGATCGTCAAAGTGGGTGAGGTGAAAACGGACTGGCTGCGTTGCCGAGCAAGTGCACTGTTTCCAGCCTCAGGGTGA